The genome window GCGCCAAACTGAAACTAATGGAAAGGATGGATGAACATGAATAAAGAGTGCGAAGTGATCCGCGATCTGCTTCCGCTGTACGCTGATGACGTCTGCAGCGAAAGAAGCCGTGAGCTCATCGAGGAGCATCTTCACAATTGTCCGGAGTGCTCTGCCGTCCTGGAAAAACTCCGGAAAAATGAAATAGAAAACAATCTGAGAGAGGAGAAAGATCAAGTGATTGAATATCAGGCAAAACGTTTCAAGCGCCGCAGCGCCACCGTCGGTTCCGTGGTCTCCGGCCTGTTTATGGTTCCGATCCTTATCTGCTTCATCGTCAACATGGCCACCGGCAGCTCATTGAGCTGGTTCTACCTGGTGCTCGGCGGCCTGGCCATTGTTGCTTCCTGGACCCTGGTCCCCATCATGGTACCGAGAAACAAGCTCTTCTGGTCCTTC of Aristaeella lactis contains these proteins:
- a CDS encoding zf-HC2 domain-containing protein — encoded protein: MNKECEVIRDLLPLYADDVCSERSRELIEEHLHNCPECSAVLEKLRKNEIENNLREEKDQVIEYQAKRFKRRSATVGSVVSGLFMVPILICFIVNMATGSSLSWFYLVLGGLAIVASWTLVPIMVPRNKLFWSFCAFVLSILFTLAVACFYSHGNWFYLAASAFLFASALIGLPFALRAEPVRAFIGGFNRWIIVGAVDLILFANMMNMITLYSKSIFTTISMGALCIGGAWLLYSAIKSDKSEE